CGTGGTCAATCTGGATCTCTCGGATACAGCGAAATGGCCGGACTTCGCCCCCAAGGCGGTCGAGCTCGGCTACGAGTCGGTCCACGCCCTGCCGCTGCGCCTGCGCGACCAGCGCATCGGCGCGCTCAACCTCTTCGGCGGCACCGGCATGCGGCTCGACGAGTCCGGCATCGCCATCGCGCAGGCGTTCGCCGACGTGGCCACCATCGGGATTCTGCAGGAGCGCGCCATCCGCCGCTCGGAGGTCCTGACGGAACAGCTCCACGGGGCCCTGACCAGCCGCATCATCATCGAACAGGCGAAGGGCGCCCTCGCCCAGGCCGGTCAGGTCTCCACGGACCGGGCGTTCCTGCTGCTGCGCTCCTACGCCCGCAGCCACCGGCTCCACCTGACCGAAGTCTGCGATCGGGCCGTGAACGACCGGGACATGCTCGCCGCGCTCGCTGGGCTCGCTGAGTTCACCGAGCCCACCAAGCCCACCGAGCCCAGCACGCCGGCATCCACCTCGGCACCGATGCCACCGGCCACCCCCGGCACCGGTCACCCGGCCGGCTGAAGCCGACACCGCCAACGGGCCGCCCGCCGTCCGTTCGGTCCGTTGGCAGCGCACCGCCCGCGGGATACGCTGGCGCTACGCCCCAGACCCCGGCGACCAGGTTCCTCGACCTGCGGGGTGATCATGATTCCAGGCGATGCCCACCGTGCGCGCCCGCGCAGCCAGTACGTCGCGGCGTACCTGGACCTCTCGGAACGGGTCCATGCCGCGGGGCTCATGCGCCGCCGTTACGGCTTCTACTGGGCGATGATCCTGCTGTGGTCGGGCGCCACGGTGGCGATCCTCGTCGCCGTCGGGATGCTCGCGGACACGTGGTATCAGTTGCTCCTGGCCGCGCTCCTCGGGCTCGCCATGGCGCAGGTGGCCTTCCTCGGGCACGAGGCGGCCCACCAGGAGATCTTTCGCACCCGCGGATGGAACGAATGGACAGCGCGGGTGCTCTCCGGTGTCTTCACCGGCCTGAGCTATGGCTGGTGGGTCGACAAGCACGGCCGTCATCACGCGAATCCCAACAAGGACGGATCGGATCCCGACGTGGACTCGTCGGTGCTGGCCTTCACTCCCGCGAGCACGGACCGGCGCACGGGCATCGGTGCGGCGCTCATCGAACGCCAGGGCTACTACTTCGTGCCGCTGCTGTTCCTCGAGGGATTCCACTTGCATGTGGCCTCCATCAGGACCGCCGTGGCCGGCCGCGGGGTGCGGCACCGGTGGACCGAGATCCTCTTCCTGACCGCCCGCCTCGGCGGCTACCTCGTCTTCGTGTTCCTGGCGCTGCCGCCCGGGATCGCGTTCGCCTTCGTCGGGGTACAGGTGTCGGTCTTCGGGGTCTTCCTGGGCGGTGCGTTCGCGCCGAACCACATCGGGATGCCCACCGTGCCGAAGGATGTGCGGCTCGATTTCCTGCGCCGGCAGGTACACATGTCCCGGGGAATCCGGGGCGGCCCGCTCGTCCACTTCCTCATGGGCGGCCTCGAATACCAGGTCGAGCACCACCTGTTCCCGAAGGCACCACGGCCGAACCTGCCGGCGCTGCGGGTTGCGGTGCTCGAGCACTGCGCCCGGGACGGCATTCCCTACACCGAGGCGACGCTGCCCGAGGCGTACGCGACGATCATCCGCTATCTCAACCAGGTGGGGACCAGGCGGCGGGACCTGTACACATGCCCGCTCGTCCGCGAGTATCGAGGCTGACGGGGTCTCCCCGGCCGAGCGGATCGACACCACGTAGGAGGGACCCATGCTCATCTCCGTCAACCACGACACCTGCGTCGCCTCGGGCAACTGCGGCCGGATCGCGCCGGCCGTGTTCGCGAATCGCCTGGAGGACGACGGCTTCGTGCGCCTCCTCGACGAGTCGCCGCCCGAATCGGAGTGGCCGGCCGCCCGGAGAGCAGCACGATTGTGCCCGTCGGCGACCATCCGAATCGAACGCGACGGGAGCTGACGATGGGCACCGGCGCGGGAGAGGATCGATCACCGGCACGCCCCCGCGCGACCGATTCGGGCATGTGGCGTGACTCGCTCGGCCGAGCGGGCGCCCGGTGCGGCCAGGTCCTGCTCATCGCCGCCGTGATCACGGGCGTCGTGTGGCTTCTCCTGCAGGTGGCGGTCGTCGTGATCGCGGTGATGGTCGCGTTGATCCTCGCCTGCGCCGTTCATCCCGCGGT
The window above is part of the Pseudactinotalea sp. HY158 genome. Proteins encoded here:
- a CDS encoding GAF and ANTAR domain-containing protein, with translation MIATDQVSRIFVEMADTLVTDFDLVDFLYGLATSAVTVTGADAAGILLAGHDGHLRFMAASSEQATLLEIFQANSEQGPCQDSYRSGAPVVNLDLSDTAKWPDFAPKAVELGYESVHALPLRLRDQRIGALNLFGGTGMRLDESGIAIAQAFADVATIGILQERAIRRSEVLTEQLHGALTSRIIIEQAKGALAQAGQVSTDRAFLLLRSYARSHRLHLTEVCDRAVNDRDMLAALAGLAEFTEPTKPTEPSTPASTSAPMPPATPGTGHPAG
- a CDS encoding ferredoxin, producing the protein MLISVNHDTCVASGNCGRIAPAVFANRLEDDGFVRLLDESPPESEWPAARRAARLCPSATIRIERDGS
- a CDS encoding acyl-CoA desaturase gives rise to the protein MIPGDAHRARPRSQYVAAYLDLSERVHAAGLMRRRYGFYWAMILLWSGATVAILVAVGMLADTWYQLLLAALLGLAMAQVAFLGHEAAHQEIFRTRGWNEWTARVLSGVFTGLSYGWWVDKHGRHHANPNKDGSDPDVDSSVLAFTPASTDRRTGIGAALIERQGYYFVPLLFLEGFHLHVASIRTAVAGRGVRHRWTEILFLTARLGGYLVFVFLALPPGIAFAFVGVQVSVFGVFLGGAFAPNHIGMPTVPKDVRLDFLRRQVHMSRGIRGGPLVHFLMGGLEYQVEHHLFPKAPRPNLPALRVAVLEHCARDGIPYTEATLPEAYATIIRYLNQVGTRRRDLYTCPLVREYRG